The genomic window CACGCCGAGAGAGCTCAGGCAGTTAAGGCTCATAGAGCTTTCCGCAAAGACAAAGATTAAAAAAGCGAAACTGCCCACGATTGCCGACGTCAAAAAGGCGCGCGAGCAGGAGGTAATCAATGAGATTGACAATGTAATTGAAAATGCAAAACACTCGGGATTTTTGAATTTGACGGATGAGCTGTCCAAGAAATATCCGCTCCGCGATATAGCCGCATCTGCCCTGAGCCTCATTTTTTCAGACATTGAAGACGAGGAGATAGAGGAAATCGGCATGCCTGATTTATCTTCAAAAAATAATTACGCAAGGCTCTTCATGACTATCGGAAGAACAGACCGGGTAAAGGTCGGCGACATTGTCAGGTCTATTGCATCTGCCGCAGGCATCCCGGGAGAAAAAATCGGGAACATCGCTATTTTTGACAAATTCACTTTTGTGGAAGTGCCTCACAACCTCGCCTCAAGGGTAATAGACGCCGTTGATAATGCCGTTATCAACGGCAGGAAGATACGGATCCAGCTTGCAAAGGCAAAAAAGCGGTGAACAGGCTTGCGGCAATTCCTGTAAACAGCGGGGAACTACAGTTAAATTAAAAGTATTTTTTCCTAAATACTTTTATAAAATTTTTTAATTTGACCGTTTATGGACTGTTATATTAAAGTGTTAGGTCTGTGGTTCCTTACTTTGAGGGTTATTACCACGAATTTAAGACCTTTTGGTTGCTGTGTACAGCCTATTTTTCATAAAAAATACACAGGCTAAGACAAATACAAACAATACAAAATAAAAGGAGGAAGTTTAAAATGGCAACATTAGAATTTGAAGGAAAGAGCTATGACGTTGATGAGGAAGGGTATCTTTCAGACTGGCAAAACTGGAACGAAGGGCTTGCAGGCCACATGGCAAAACTTGACGGACTTGATCTGACATCTGCGCACTGGGATGTTATCAGATTTCTGAGGGATTATTTCCAGAAATACCAGATAGCGCCAATGATTAAGATTCTTGTCAAGGAAATCGGCAAGTCTCTTGGTCCTGAAAAGGGCAATACCAAGTATCTATATGAACTTTATCCGGCCGGACCTGCAAAGCAGGCGTGCAGATATGCAGGGCTCCCAAAGCCGACCGGCTGCGTATAAATAATGAGATACCATGTAGCAAGCTACATGGTATCAGAAAGATAGTGGTTATTTTGTTGTTGTCATTCCCGCTTGTCGGGAATCTTTCCGCTTCTTGAGAATAAGAAAATGATTCTGGACAAGCCAGAATGACAGAATGAGAGACCTTGTAGCAAGCTGTTAGTAATTAACAAGTTCAAATTTATAGAGGAGCGGTTTATACGGCTTAACCATGGAGTTGTATAATCTTCTGTCAGAAAATAAATCTGCTATTGTCAGTCAATGGTTTGATGCAATAGTTAAAACTTATCCGCCTGATACCTCACGTTTTTTAAAAGGGCAGCAGAATCCCTTTCATAATCCTGTGGGGGCTGTAATATATCAGGGGATGGAGAACCTATTTGAAGAACTCCTCAGCGGGACATGGAGCGAAAATATTTCCCTGCACCTTGACAATATCGTCAGAATCAGGGCAATTCAGGACTTTACCCCCTCGCAAGCTGTTGGTTTTATCCTCCATCTGAAAAAAATCATCAGGGAAACATTTATAAATGAAATCTCTGAGCGCTGGCTTTCTGATGAATTGCAGGCATTTGAAAATAAAATAGACGAAATCTCCCTGCTTGCCTTTGACAACTATATGAAATGCAGGGAAAAGATTTATCAGCTCAAAGTCAATGAACTGCAGAGATGGACCTTCAGGAGACTGCAGAAAGCAGATGAAGTATATAAGCAGGAATGTGTCCATAAAGACATCTATAATGAAACAATAGAATTTGGAAGAAAAGAGGTACCAAGATGAATGCCATTCTTTCCCTTATTGCCGTAATAGTATTAGTTTTGATTGCTTTACTGGGAGTCAAAACGGCAAACCTTCATTTCCTCTTCGGAATAGCTGTGCCCTATACGGCTATTGCCGTATTCCTCATCGGCGTAATCTCACGGGTTTTAAAGTGGGGGCGCTCGCCGGTTCCATTCTGCATACCAACAACCTGCGGTCAGCAGAAGTCTTTGCCATGGATTAAACAGTCCAAACTTGACAACCCGTCTACAACCTCAGGAGTCATCGGAAGAATGCTTCTTGAGGTCCTTTTGTTCCGTTCGTTATTCAGCAATACGACATTTGAATTAAGAAAAGGCCCTAAGTTAGCCTACGGCTCCACAAGGTGGCTCTGGCTTGGCGGACTGGCATTTCACTGGTCCTTTTTCATTGTCCTCATCAGGCACCTGAGACTATTTACAGAGCCTGTGCCTTCATGCCTGAATAAGCTTGAAGTTCTTGACGGATTTTTGCAGATAGGCGCGCCCGGACTTTTAATAAGCGGCGTAGTCCTTTTGCTTGCGGTTACATATCTTTTTCTCAGAAGGGTTTTTATCCCCGAAGTCCGCTACATCTCGCTTGCGGCGGATTATTTTCCGCTGTTTTTAATATTAAGCATTGCCTTAAGCGGCATCATCATGCGGTATTTTACAAAGGTGGATATCGTAGGCGTAAAAGCGCTGACAATGGGATTAGTCAGTTTTAATGCCGCAATCCCCGAAGGAATCAGCGTCGTTTTTTACATTCATCTGTTCCTTGTAAGCGCCCTGCTTGCTTACATACCTTTCAGCAAAATTATGCATCTGGGCGGAGTCTTATTAAGTCCAACCAGAAATATGCCTAATAACAGCCGTATGGAGCGGCACATAAATCCGTGGAATTATCCTGTCCATGTTCACACTTATGAAGAATATGAAAACGATTTCAGGGAAAAAATGAAACAGGCTGGAATCCCTGTGGAGAAGGAGTAATTATGTCAAAAACGCCCAAACCGGATGAACTGTCTAAAGTAGATTATACTCCGCCTAAGACCGGATGGATGGACACGCCCGCTGAACTCAAGCAGGGCATGTGGTGCTATGGCTCAAAGCCCAAAAATCTTGAGACTTTAGAGTTTCCCAATCCAAGGCAGTGGTCGCCTGCGGATGAGGACTGGAAACTGCCCGAAAACTGGCAGGAAACTTTACTGAACGGGCTTAAAGAGCGGCTTGATAAATACCGTTCATTTAAGGTCTTTATGGACATATGCGTAAGGTGCGGGGCCTGCGCTGATAAATGTCACTTCTTCATAGGCTCAGGCGACCCGAAGAATATGCCTGTCTTAAGGGCGGAACTGCTCCGCTCCGTGTACAGGGGAAATTTTACAACAGCGGGAAAGATACTTGGAAAACTTGCTGGCGCGCGCAAGCTTACTTATTCAGTGCTTAAAGAATGGTGGTATTATTTCTTTCAGTGCACCGAATGCCGCCGCTGTTCTGTCTTCTGCCCTTACGGGATTGACACTGCTGAAATCACCATGATGGCCAGGGAGCTCCTTAACCTACTCGGATTAAACACAGACTGGATCTCAGGGCCTGCCGCAAACTGCTATATGAAGGGCAACCACCTCGGTCTTGAGCCGCATACAATTGTCGGCAATCTTGAATACATGCTGGATGATATTGAAACAATAACCGGCATAAAAATAAAACCGTCATTCAACAGAAAAGGCGCTGAAATCCTTTTTGTAACGCCTTCCGGAGACCTTTTTGCAGACCCGGGCACATATACTGCAATGGGTTATCTCATGCTGTTCCATGAATTGGGGCTTGACTACACATGGAGCACCTATGCCTCAGAAGGCGGGAACTTCGGTTTCTTCACATCAAATGAGCTTGCAAAGAGGCTGAATTCAAAAATATACGCAGAGGCAAAAAGACTCGGCGTTAAATGGATTCTGGGCGGTGAATGCGGCCATATGTGGAGGGTGCTGAATCAATACATGGACACATGGAACGGTCCTGCAGACTTTCTCCAGATGCCTAAGTCTCCGATAACCGGCACTATATTTGAGAATGCAAAATCCACCAAGATGGTTCACATTGCAGAATTCACCGCGGACCTTATAAAACACGGGAAACTGAAGCTGGACCCAAAGAGAAACGACCACCTGAAGGTAACCTTTCATGACTCGTGCAACACCGCGCGGGGCATGGGTATTTTTGAAGAGCCCCGTTACATTATCAAAAACGTATGCAATCATTTCTACGAGATGGATGAACATACCATCAGGGAGAAGACCTTCTGCTGCGGCAGCGGCTCGGGACTAAATGCAAGCGAGAACATGGAACTCAGGATGAGGGGCGGACTGCCGAGGGCCAATGCCGTAAAAGACGTTGTAGAAAAATACGGCGTAAACATGTTAGCCAATATCTGCGCCATTGACAGGGCGGCGCTTCCGGCAATAATGGACTACTGGGTGCCCGGAACTGCTGTCACAGGCGTTCACGAACTCGTTGCAAATGCGCTCGTCATGACGGGTGAAAAAGAGAGGACGACTAATCTGCGCGGCGAGCCCCTTTCCGGAATGGAGGGCAAGGAATAATGTATAACAGCGGGAAAATAATCACCGGACTCATCATCTTTGTCGGGCTGGTTGCGACTCCTTTCTTTTATAACTCCGGCAAAACTTCTGTTAAGCCGGAGCCCGGTATTGACACCCCGGCAATCCGGCAGCTTGCTGAAAAACAGTGCGTTGAACCAAGGGAATTTATGAAGGCCAACCATATGCAGCTTCTGAATGACTGGAGAGATTCTGCCGTACGCGACGGCAGCAGGATTTATGTAAACTCACAGGGCAAACAGTTCACCATAAGCCTTCAGAATACCTGTATGCACTGCCATTCAAACAAGGCTGAATTTTGCGATAAATGCCACACCTACGCAAATGTAAAGCCGTACTGCTGGAACTGCCATATAGCGCCGAAGGAGAATAAGACATGAGCATAGATAGAAGAGAATTTTTAAAATTTGCAGGGGCCTCCACGCTGTTAGGGCTTGGAGGCATAACGGCAGTACAGGAGCTTCTTAAAACCAGCGCCGGGGCATCGCACGTTATGGTTGATGAGAAGGCTTTATCAGCAAAGAGATGGGCTATGGTTATTGACATAAGTAAATTTAAGACAGAGGCAGACTATAAAAATGTGGTTCAGGCCTGCCACAGCATACACAATGTGCCTGACATCGGAAATCCCAAAGATGAAG from Nitrospirota bacterium includes these protein-coding regions:
- a CDS encoding TusE/DsrC/DsvC family sulfur relay protein, encoding MATLEFEGKSYDVDEEGYLSDWQNWNEGLAGHMAKLDGLDLTSAHWDVIRFLRDYFQKYQIAPMIKILVKEIGKSLGPEKGNTKYLYELYPAGPAKQACRYAGLPKPTGCV
- a CDS encoding RsbRD N-terminal domain-containing protein, with amino-acid sequence MELYNLLSENKSAIVSQWFDAIVKTYPPDTSRFLKGQQNPFHNPVGAVIYQGMENLFEELLSGTWSENISLHLDNIVRIRAIQDFTPSQAVGFILHLKKIIRETFINEISERWLSDELQAFENKIDEISLLAFDNYMKCREKIYQLKVNELQRWTFRRLQKADEVYKQECVHKDIYNETIEFGRKEVPR
- the dsrM gene encoding sulfate reduction electron transfer complex DsrMKJOP subunit DsrM — encoded protein: MNAILSLIAVIVLVLIALLGVKTANLHFLFGIAVPYTAIAVFLIGVISRVLKWGRSPVPFCIPTTCGQQKSLPWIKQSKLDNPSTTSGVIGRMLLEVLLFRSLFSNTTFELRKGPKLAYGSTRWLWLGGLAFHWSFFIVLIRHLRLFTEPVPSCLNKLEVLDGFLQIGAPGLLISGVVLLLAVTYLFLRRVFIPEVRYISLAADYFPLFLILSIALSGIIMRYFTKVDIVGVKALTMGLVSFNAAIPEGISVVFYIHLFLVSALLAYIPFSKIMHLGGVLLSPTRNMPNNSRMERHINPWNYPVHVHTYEEYENDFREKMKQAGIPVEKE
- a CDS encoding (Fe-S)-binding protein — protein: MSKTPKPDELSKVDYTPPKTGWMDTPAELKQGMWCYGSKPKNLETLEFPNPRQWSPADEDWKLPENWQETLLNGLKERLDKYRSFKVFMDICVRCGACADKCHFFIGSGDPKNMPVLRAELLRSVYRGNFTTAGKILGKLAGARKLTYSVLKEWWYYFFQCTECRRCSVFCPYGIDTAEITMMARELLNLLGLNTDWISGPAANCYMKGNHLGLEPHTIVGNLEYMLDDIETITGIKIKPSFNRKGAEILFVTPSGDLFADPGTYTAMGYLMLFHELGLDYTWSTYASEGGNFGFFTSNELAKRLNSKIYAEAKRLGVKWILGGECGHMWRVLNQYMDTWNGPADFLQMPKSPITGTIFENAKSTKMVHIAEFTADLIKHGKLKLDPKRNDHLKVTFHDSCNTARGMGIFEEPRYIIKNVCNHFYEMDEHTIREKTFCCGSGSGLNASENMELRMRGGLPRANAVKDVVEKYGVNMLANICAIDRAALPAIMDYWVPGTAVTGVHELVANALVMTGEKERTTNLRGEPLSGMEGKE
- the dsrJ gene encoding sulfate reduction electron transfer complex DsrMKJOP subunit DsrJ; protein product: MYNSGKIITGLIIFVGLVATPFFYNSGKTSVKPEPGIDTPAIRQLAEKQCVEPREFMKANHMQLLNDWRDSAVRDGSRIYVNSQGKQFTISLQNTCMHCHSNKAEFCDKCHTYANVKPYCWNCHIAPKENKT